TAAGTAAATAATTTATCATCTGGAAAATCCCATATGGCATTAGATTAAACAAAAATATTCCTTGCTATAATTGgaattctctcttttttcctactttacttttttttctaacttattttaaaattaaaaatgaaatggGTACCTACCTCGAACTTTTCAACCAGTAATTTAATGCAAACAGcattttaattccagggtttTGGTACAAGCTAAGATACGACTCTGTTGCTCCAAACAGCAGGTTCGAGCAACCACAGAGAGACCgtttcttcttttgttgtgttcaaatttgacttgatcAGATGTTCGCAGTTTCACGCTGCCGCGTGCTCTGATCTTGCTATATAAGCGCACCCACCTCCCTGCTCGGCCAAAGCATCAACAACAAACACAAGCAGCTGCAAAGCCTACTCCTAGAAGCACCAACATACAAGCGAGGGGGAAACGAAATGGCCACCTCCTcctacttcctccttgctgcctTCGTAGCACTGGTCACTTCTCAGGCTATTGCTTCTGACCCTAGCCCACTACAGGACTTTTGTGTTGCCGACAAACACTCTCCTGGTATGAATAACTTAGCACAAGATCACGAACTGTTAGAACTCACATCTACTACGAGCatttatatgtatatgtatcgCCTAATTTCTGATCTTTGTATGTATTTTTTGCTTGTTCTATGTGTACAAACAGTGAAGGTGAATGGATTTGTTTGCAAGGACCCCATGGCCGTGAATGCAGATGACTTCTTCAAGGCAGCAGAACTTGACAAGCCTAGGAACACCAAGGCAAGCAAAGTTGGATCCAATGTCACTCTAATCAATGTCATGCAGCTCCCTGGACTCAACACTTTAGGCATTTCATTGGCCCGCATTGACTATGCACCCTTAGGTGAGAATCCACCGCATACCCACCCACGTGCCACAGAGATTCTCACGGTGCTCGAGGGAACACTCTATGTTGGATTTGTCACCTCCAACCCAAACCAGCTCTTCGCCAAGGTGCTTAACAAGGGTGACGTGTTTGTATTCCCGCAAGGGCTCATCCACTTCCAATTCAACCCTGACCATTACAAGCCAGCTGTTGCGATCGCTGGTCTTAGCAGCCAAAACCCTGGAGTTATTACTATTGCCAATGCAGTCTTCGGATCAAAGCCACCGATTTCAGATGATGTCTTGGCCAAGGCATTCCAGGTGGAGAAAGGGACGATTGACTGGCTCCAGGCTCAGTTCTGGGAGAACAACCACTACTAGATATGTTAACCAGTTATGATGTGGTTACTTTTTCCGTATTTTGGCTATATGGTACGGTGTTGTTTTAATACTGTACTCAATGAAATAAGTGAGAAGGATTGTGGCACTATCTCTATTACTGTGTTTATGTGAGTGTTACCACGATGCCCTTATTTAAAAGTTTTGATGTTATTAATTACATCATGCTCTTGACAATTTTCCTGAAGATTGAAAATTGAATATGTGTGATGTTACATAAAATATTTTGGACTCCATGGAGTAGTACACATGCACCCACAGGTGCTCCAGCCGTTGTCGAGGGACGAGTAACTGACAAAGTAGATGatgcccttgttcttgttgtgGTCGGACACACCACCGGGCACCGGCTATGAACATATATACAGTGTGCTTCAGACAAAGCAGCAGCGTTGCTCTGGTGTCCTTTCTGTTGACCCATGCAGGCATGCGCGCATGTGGTTTTGGTAACTTTATGATGCTATAGGTGAAGAACTGCATGTGGCTTTTGTTACGTAAAGTAATGAAATTTGAGTTCGCCCGTGTGTTGGAAAAAGAAAGAATCACATTGTACGATTATCATTTAAATCCGATGTATGTAAGTCACACCAACTATTTTCTGTCAGCAGTGATGGATTTGCAGCCAAGGGAACATATGGTCACCAAAGAGAGCTTGCTAGTATGAGTTACGTAGGCCATGTGGCAAGGGGCGGGCCTAGCATTGATGCCCAAAAATTTTGGCAAAAAAGTTTATATACATAGTATATAACATGTATATGTATTAAAATATAGAAAATAACATAAAAAAACAGGCTTCCCAATCTCATATTGTCTCTTGGGCTCAAATGACCCACTTCCCAATCCCATTTTGGTACTTAATTATGTGCTACTACCTCCGTCCCGCAAAGATTTaggttttagaaaatttaagacAGATTAGTGGTGATTAAAAATGACCAAGGTGTCCATATTTATTTGGTGCAGTTGCAATTTCCAAGAGCCATGCGGCCTAGGtaattggtttttttttttgagtagaAGCCTAGGAAATTGGTTTGGGTTAACTGTTGCATGCATAGTTAGTCTGGCCAATGGATGACGATGAGCCAAGAGTACTTAATGAGATGATCCTATTTGGATAATTAATGATCTAAAATGGCATTCTGCTTTATggggaaaaaaaaatcaaacatcaGAATCTAAATGTTTGCGGGGACGGAGGTAGTATGAATATGTACTTTAGGCTGCGAATTGAGCGAAGTGCAGCTGATTAGGTTATTTGGGGTGGAACTGTAACCTAGATTTGGTACGGGTGTAcgtatttttctgaatttattccAGTATTTACCCGTGCTATGCTTTCAGTGGTACGCGACGTACCCGTCGAGAGCAAGGCATTTATGGTgatttcgtcaatctcgagatcCAACCGGCCCAATCTCTCGAAGGCGTGCATAGGGGCAGGGTTTGCGTGCGTGTGTTCGTAGGGACGAGTATGCAAGCGTTGTAAGCGTCTTAGTCTATACTGGTGTTTCAGAAAAAGAATATGTACTTTAGGCTGCCAAAAAAGAAAATTTTGccctttgaaaattttgaatacccagaTTCCAAATCCCGAGCCCGAATCTCAAGCCTGCCCCAGGTGGCAACAGGCCAAGCATCCCATGCTACGACGGTGTGGATCTGCCCCTGTTTGCCAGTAGTGACATGTAAACCACAACACACGTTGTCCTTATTTAGCATTTTATTAAAAATTATCTACTCCAGAGGTGGTCATGTTCTCTCTTTAATTGTACACGCACAAGGTAAATCTTCGGTGACTAACCTACCCTTATAGACATTCAATAGTTACCCCTTTTTATATGCTTAAAATATGTATAATGAAGAGAGAGCTTATATAATAAACTTACACATTAAGTGCGCTATTCATATGTGGAAACACACAATGTTCAAATAAGCAATATTAATCATGTTCTTGATTAACCTACACTTCTTCTTGATTAACCTACACTTGTTCTTGATTTGCATCTTGCAAATCAAGGATAGTTATCTTATCCGTTCTCGTCCACCATGAAAGATCAGACCTTCACCGATTTAATCACATCTTGAAATTGGATCCACATCAATGATTCAACTTAAAACTCCCTAATTCAAGAAACTGATCTTTCACTCCAACTAGAAGCATCCGAATGTGAATCTCCTGGTTCCATAGTAACTTGACATAAAGTTCTTTTCTTCAGATATATGTTCCGCCGCAACTCCTGCCATATCCCATCCTTGTTACACAGTTTAAAAGGCACTATGTCAAAAAAATGCACTACTCCGCGTGAAGAGAAGACAACACAAGAGAAAACAACAAAAAACagcacaaaaggaaaaaaatgagaagaaaaaaataaaaagaaaggcCCAGGCCAGTCCAAGGCTGCCTCCGCCCCCAttgcgccgcccgcgcctccgTCCCACGCCGCCACGTGGTCACCGCCACTGCCGTAGCCTCGACGCCGTCGGCCTGATCTACAGCCTGGATGACGCCGCCCGGATCCGCCACCCGCGCCTCCGCCAATGATGGTCGTGGCGGCAGGGAGGCAGCAcagagcagcggcggtggcagaGGAGCGACGGGCGGGAGGGGCAGCGGCACAGAGCGGCGGAGGGGCGGTAGGGGGCTGTGGTGGCAGCAGTTGGGGACAGCGACAAAGAGCAGCGCCGGCCGAGAGACAGCGGCACAGAGCGACGAAGGGGGGTGGCAGCAGGGAGCCAGGGAGGGGCGTCAGGCAGGGACGCAGGGAGGGGGCGGGTGGGGGAGGGGCCTGTTTGCAAAAATCTCCATTTAGTGTAGGTTAATTCCCAAAAACCcgaactttttttttcaaaagtgaAGCCACATGTCGGCACCCCGTGCGCCGAAGCACGAGGAGGCACCGAGGCCTGGCGTGATAAGGAGTTACTTATTTTTCATAGCAAGCACTTAATTTTCATATCTAGATTCTTGATCCCTAATCTTTTCGCTGGCATAGTATATTTCATTTCACCAATCTATACTTCTTATTATGCTGATTGTTTTTCCAGAAAAAACTTTGATCTACAGTACTCTTTTTCACCAATCTATACTCTTTGATCTACAGtatgtaaaaaaataaataaaaagaaagcaTGACCATTGGTAAACTAGGCAAATTGGAATTAATTAGCACTAATCTTCGATCAACGGATAATAATTTATTTTTCCACCCACTTAGCCTTTTCtcaaacactactacagaaatcaTTTTCAGGGCCGGTCAAATCGGTTTTCTAGGACCGGCTATCGTGCCCGGCCCTACGTTTGTGGCTGTAGAAAAGTGAGGGTACTTGCTACATacagcaatttttttttctgaacgtAACTACATCGAGCATTTCAAACTGCATCTACAATAGTCAGAAATTTCCTCTACAAGTAGAACTATTTCCTTTATGTGAGTCATCGTTCTCGTGGAGGAACTCGCTAGTGTTTATGGCACCAGCGAGTCAGCAGGAATGCGACAGGGGCAACCTGCTGGTGTGGGAGCAAGATGACGGTTCTTCAGAGCCTAGGGGCACCCCCGACGAGTTGAAATATCCATTATCCAATGTCAGGCAACAATACACTTGAACCACCATTACCTTTTGTGTAGTGTATAATGGAGTATTCCATTATATTAATGTTAATAATTAAGCTTGCAGTAACAGCAAAATACTTCACAAAGCTAAATACGCGTCACATGCATGCAGCTGCTTGTTTCCACAGAAGGAGCAGGTAAGGATTTGACAGAAACAAACCATCAAGAAATTGACTAGGCAGACGACTCGGTTATTGATCTGGTACTGATACGAAGCATGTGACAGCTACCCATGTACCAGTTCTCCGAGCGGATTCATTCAT
This genomic interval from Panicum virgatum strain AP13 chromosome 8K, P.virgatum_v5, whole genome shotgun sequence contains the following:
- the LOC120644861 gene encoding germin-like protein 8-7, with the translated sequence MATSSYFLLAAFVALVTSQAIASDPSPLQDFCVADKHSPVKVNGFVCKDPMAVNADDFFKAAELDKPRNTKASKVGSNVTLINVMQLPGLNTLGISLARIDYAPLGENPPHTHPRATEILTVLEGTLYVGFVTSNPNQLFAKVLNKGDVFVFPQGLIHFQFNPDHYKPAVAIAGLSSQNPGVITIANAVFGSKPPISDDVLAKAFQVEKGTIDWLQAQFWENNHY